CCAAATTTATAATTTAGCAGAATATTTTAATcatgaataatatttttaaaattcatgcACAGATGaatagaaaattgaaaatgaaatttgtGTGTTTCATTTAATTATTATAGATATATTGTTACACAGTCTACTTGCAGGCATAGAAGCTCAAAATTTGCACTCACCTCTCACATTTAGGCGATGGGCCCCACTGACCCCGAGTGGATCCTAGACAGATCCTCTGTTCCGCAATTTGCGGATCAGGGGATAATAGTGTCCACTATTGTAGACTCTTGATTTGAATGGACTATTGTTGAAAGGTGAATTGAGATGGTGGTTGATTTGTGGGCATAGGCTGATACATGGCCAGTGGTGCCGGCGGGGGAGGCATCTGTTGTTGTATCATTGCCATGggctgttgttgttgctgctgtagCAAGGGTGATGGTCTAGCAAGATTAATCATCTGTGGTGGAGGTATGGAATTGTAGGACTGTGGTAGACCGATCATTAAACCACCGGTAGGCTGAAGGTACTGTTGCGTCGGTACTGGGTACATGTCCTGGGTCTGGGGCGCTGACTAATTGTCATTTGATTCAGTTAGTCAATACTAAATcgatttttgattaatttaattaatttatggacTGAATTAACTGAATGCTCGCCCCTACTTACACAAGACCCAGCTGCAACAATACTGCTTGCTGATGCGGCGTGGAGACAACAATTGGCTGAAAGGGTATCAAGGAAGTTGTGGAGGTATCAGAAATGGGCATGGGATTTTCAGTTATCATCCTCCTATCTGGGGCGACTGCAGAATGAGAATTAGGTAAGTTAGTCGATGTGGCCGGATCTACATTATTTGTTGCTTCGGCAGCGAAGGTGGAAAGAACTGTAGTTTGGATTCTCTGTTCCGAAATTTCTTTGTCCCCATGTTCCATTGCCGATCGGACGatccagattacatctcaaggcatcatgatatctttaagatgtgtgcagtatccttGTGATGTGCAAGACAAGAACTGAGGTCATTATTTGCTGAGAATGAGTGGAAGCTGCAAGCTTATCGGCAACCTCAGCAGTCATTTTCCGAACTATAGCTGATGGACCGTTTCTCTGGCTTTGCATGTTCAGTTTGTGGTTTCGTTGGCATCAAGACTGGCTCGTTGTTGAGTCGCCGCTGCATGTTGGCAGCCTCCTCTACCGTGGCTTGTGCCAGCTGCCATGTTGCAATTCTTTTGATCAGAGCAGAAGTTGGAAGCATGCACCTTTTCAAGTAAAATATGGTGACTAATTACTGTACAtcgagatgttcttttgaaaatttcaTGAAATTCAAGGAATCATGCAGATTATTACCTGCACTTTGCTGCGAACATTCTCCAATTGAGATTCCTGAACAAATTCACAGTGAATCCATCACTCCAACCATCACTCTAACGTCTAACGAGAAATCACATGGAGAAACTTTTCTAACTAGACAAATATGAAAACCGAAAGTTGTGATTCACATACCTGTTCCCACATTGCTACCTTTAACTGAGTAACAAGAGCTGAACGATTTGCTTCGGCTAGCTTGAGCCTCTCTATACAGTCCTTCAGAGCCACCTCTTGTTCCTGCAATTCAGTTGCTAATGACTCCCTTAAGAGGGTCTTcatctgataaaataaataatattaattaactcTGTATGTAGCAATAATACATCTAAGGATATCAAAAGAAATTTTCTTGTATCCCTCACAATTATTTACCATTTTTTCATGCACGTTGCACATCTTTTTCCAATTTTCCAACATAACGAACAGCGGATTTGCATCTGTCCAAGTCGGACTCCACATTGGAGTGTTCACCAAGGACACTGAATTGCAGAAACAATTTTTTCTGCTGTCCCTCCTACAGATAATTTCTGATTTTGAAGAAAACGTGTATTTAGCCATTTGCTTCTTGATCTAATGAATCAAATACAAATGATAACAAAGAAATTCACAACAATGGCCTTACTATTTTAACTGAACGAGAGTCTCTCCTTAGATTCTGACAGAAGTAAAGCTTTTTGTTCAAATCCAAATCAGGAGGTTCACTAGCAAGCATCAATTTTTTCAGGTCACGTGCACGAGACCCAAATATTCTTCTTTGCTCCCTGATGTCAACCTAACAAATCAAGGATATATCCCAATATGAGTATTATTTTCAGAATTCTATAAATAAATAACTCAATGTTCCACCTTTagaaatgcataatgaaaaacaTTTTTTCATGTTTAGTGAGACAAAAAAAAAGTAGTTGATACATAAGATCCACTGCTTGAGATACATATCTCATCTTTGATATCAAATCCACTGAATACAATAATTTGATGTCTAACATTTGTAGAAACAAAGATGGATATGATTGGCCACTTATGCATGGTAAAAGAATCTTCTTTCAGGAGAACTCACATGAACTAACAATGAAATGCATAAGATGGATATGATTGGCCACTTATGCAATCAATGCAAACCCATGCTCTTGGATGGTTTGAATAATAAAAGTAAGCTAAAGGAAAcaaatcaataattaattaatcaaatagaTCATTAGCTGAGAACAAGCAATTGCAAGTTGCTAAAAAGTTGGCTATAAAGATCAATGTATTTATCCATTGGAAACATTGAGAAAAGAGAAggagagccttggcgcaacggtaaaattgttgtcatgtaatcaaaaggtcacgagttcgaatcctagaaatAGCCTCTTACAAAAAAAACaggataagactgcgtacaatggatccttccccgggaccccgcatgacgggagcttcgtgcaccggactgcccTTTAAACATTGAGAAAAGAGCACATATTGCAATAAAATCAATCAAAGAGTATCAGGAATATATTCTCATATAATATgcaagataagttttaaaaatggGCCACAGATGATGAAAGGTCATAGGTAAGTTTTTTCCAAAAAAAGAAGTCAACGTTCATATGCAAAAAAGTATCAGCATTGAGAAGTAAAGGTATCTTTAAAAGCACTTCAAATAACACTTTCAACAAGAAATTTGAAGCAGCGCACATATAATGGTGGAGATCCAAGAGCTTGACTAGCTAAACTTAACCATGGATTTCAAACATATGTGCAAAGAGTTCTTTTCTTATAGTATTGGTCTATGCTTCAGACATCACTTTCAACATGACAATAACAGTGTCCCAAATACCAAAGAACCATATTTTAGTCTCAAATCTCAGTCAACGATGGAGATCTCAaacaattgaaaagaaaaaagtATCAAATACATGACAAATAACATACCAGTCGGGAAACGACATTCTTTCCATATTCATCACCATTCTCAAGTACATCCTTAAGTGCAGATGGAAGAACCTTCCAGAATTCACTGACAAATTCAGTTCCAGTTTGCTTGCTGTTCTGCAGGATGTCATTGGCAAGATACAAGAAAGGACCTTTCTGCTCTGTTTTTGAGCAATGGAATTGCTTGTCCCAAGTTTGAATAACCTGTTCAGCATTCTTACGGTGGAAAATACACCAATGTGACAAAGCTATTgatcaaagaaagttaaggattCAAGCTATCGCATCCAGTTGCCGTGTTTAATTATGCAAAATAATAAACGCAAATGCACTCCAAAAGAAAATCTTATGCACAGACATCGTTTCCCAAATAAGTAGTTGAGATGATTCATCTAAAAATTGCTACAATCGAGAGGAGAGGTACAAAATGCGGGGAGGATACTCTCGATACACTGCTGAGTGTTATTGAGCTTGGACAACTTATCCGCCAGTATCGTCTCATTGAAGACGCTATTCATCACAGACAAGGATGAAGCACACTTGCCGCCCCCGTTGTTCCCACTACTGGAAAAACCTTCACCACCCCCTTGGAATGCGGGGCGCTCTTGAAGTAGCTGGATAAgcgagcatcaagagcaacaatatCTCAGTTTTAAGTCTCAATTGGAccgaattaatcaaatttaactgGCAACAAGAAAAAAGCTGAAATTTTAGGATCATAATTGTTTAGATTAATTGTGTTAATACACTTTAGGATCTAACTAACTACATCAATCTTTGATGTATCCAGCGAGCATCAAGAGCAATAATATCTCAGTTTTAAGTCTCAATTGGACCGAATTAACCAAATTTTCTCGGCAACAAGAAAAAAGCTGAAATTTTAGGATCATAATTGTTTAGATTAATTGTGTTAATACACTTTAGGATCTAACTAACTACATCAATCTTTGATGTTTCTTTAGTTGTTTGTGTAGTTCTTTTCCGAGAGTAAATGGTTTGTACGCGCGATGTAGGTATCCAAGTGGTCATGGATAGGACGATAACCTTCGATTGGGAGACTCATGAAGAGATCAATGAATTCAAACCAAATTATAAGTGGCAACTTCTCCACAATGTATGTTGGCACATTCAAGTACATAATCAAACATGTGAAATTCCAAcaataataagaaaattaaaacgaTACCGAAAACATAATGGTGGAACATCTATGGTTAATAAAACAAAATTATTCTTATTTCAACTTTAGCGTATTTCTTCAACGATACGAACAAATTTCCTTTACTGGTCGAATCACTTGCTTTCATCTTTCGGAGGAAAAACACTTCGCAACTCATTGTCTTGGTCAAGATTCATGCAAAGTGTTCCATCAGTTTAAGGGTTTGATTCTCCAGAGCAACATCACACAAATTGAAGTTGTCACGGCAGGATTGTAGTGgtgatggctagttcttctcttCGGTATCGAAATGAAGGGCGTCAATGCCTTTCAGCACGGAGTCGTAGTTCTTATTTGCAGATGGTTTCCTTCCAGATGAAGAGATAATTGGAGAATTTCTCTGAGCACTTGAAACCTTGTGGGAAGTCACTGGGCTCGCCTCTGCAGTGCGAGTGCGAGATTGATCTACATCAATCCCTACCACATCCCGACCACCAGAAACAGCAGGTCGCCTTGAGGATCCACTTGACCATCCCATGAAAGCAGAACTGGAAATCTACTCCACCATTTGAGTTCAAGAAATATAACTGAATAAGTTCATATGAAGACTCTGTAACTTTAAAAAAAGGACaacaaagaaaattttgattctaGACGAGTTCGGAACTAGGAAGCATCAGGAACATTAGGCATTTCTGATATGTTTAGCAACCAACGAGATATTGCAGGTAGAACCATGAATATAAATAAACACTGGAACAATAGGTGTATGGGTAAAAGGAGTGATCCTAAGGCATCTATAACTTACCATAGCATCTTTACTGGAAGGTGGATCACTCGCCATAGGGGCCTTCTGTTTGGATAGGCTGCCAATATTTACAGCTGGAGATGCTTGTCCTCGACGGGAGGGATCAACAGCCAACCAACCACCCGTCCGTCCTTCCTCACCACCTAAAATGCAATTTGTCCAAGTTTTATCCCTCCTAGTTATGAAAATTAGATAAATTGGTTTCAACATGTTAGCATGTCTAGTAGATTATAAAAATTGGATGTGGTGATTCATCTAATGCAATTAGAGTTAGccattcctaagagtattttagACTTCTAAATGAACATTGGCCAATGCACTTGCACAAGCTAAAGAAGTAGCCAACAAGAAGGAAAATAATCGAGTTGAATAAAGATTTGTCTAGCGAAGAGTTAATATTCAGTCAATGGATTATGAAACAAACATGTAAGAAATTACCTGACTGCCTATCATTGGCGGCAGCAGGAGACAAGCCAGGGCTAGGTCCTGCGCTTGGACCCTAGGAAGTAGAAAATAGAACAAAAAGGTTATCCATTTGTTCAGAAACAGAAAGATGAATGCACATATAACATCTGCATTTAGACTAACAATTGCACGTGGAGGAGGGCCAGCTATCTGAGATTGCTGATACTTCAAGATGGTCCAATCAAATACATAATCAAATTGAAAACCTGCATAGAAACCAGGAAGGTGATTTactctttaaaaaaataatttatactcGAGCAAAAATTCTGAGTCTTCAATTATCCATCATAGTTTCATCCGTGAATAGAACCAAAGACTTGAAATTTGGTATAAGTGAGAAGAAAGTCAACCTTCCCGAATGAAAAGTTCCCGGAACAATCTCTTAAGATATGCATAATCAGGTTTATCCTCAAATCTTAATGAACGGCAATAATGGAAGTAAGATGCAAACTCTGTAGGATATCCCCGGCATAAAGCCTGTAAGTATAAAACAACCATTTCATAATCATAACTAAGGCAATCGAGCAGGAGACTTCAAAGTAATCATAGATTTATTGCTTGCCTCAATTGATGTGGCGACTTTTTTTTCACTAATTCTTTCATActtttgcttctttgttcctgcttTTAGACCTTGCCATGGAAGGCTGGAGAAAAAACAATAACAGCCAAAGGTTTCAATTTGCACGATGGATAAGAGGTAAAAGGTTTCTACCAAATAGACCAACCTTCCTCTCAAGAAGTACATTAGAACATATCCAAGAGATTCCAAATCATCCCTCCTGCTTTGTTCTTATAAGAAGAAAAGAGTAGTCAGATAACCAAAAACATGGCCACAAAGAAGATAACATGGCCATTGATGCACTGTATTAGAGAAGTTCCTGTAATAAGTTTTAGGTTATACAGGAAGGCCATTCTTATACCTATACCAAGATGTGTATTCACACTTGCATAACGGGCAGTCCCAGTTAAATTTTTGTTCTCTCTGCAATAGAAAATAACAGAGATGAATAAAGTAGCCACTTATAACCTGACATTGATGCACTGTTCtgccaaaatattttaaaatgtagAATTGTAGAGTTTAGACAGTACAGTATGCCAAGCATAATACGTAAAAGAGGCTGTGGAAGATGgggaaactaaaaaaaaaaaaagacagcccggtgcacgaagcatGCGGGGTCCCGGTGAAGTatccattgtatgcagccttaccatgttttttgcaagagactgtttccaggattcgaacccgtagtcacaaagcaacaactttaccgttgcgctaaGGCTTCCCTTCAAGATGGAGAAACTAAATAGAAGTAAATTAAAACTGGACAATATAGTGTCTCTCCCACACTTTAAATGAAAAACCAATAACAAATCTAaatgagaggaaaaaaaaaacttacaccaccaagacaaCTATGATAAGTAAGATGTGTCATGTTTAATTAACTTCACATCAGTCTCTATGATAAATGGGTATTAAAAATATCTGTGGCCAGATCACAACAAATGGACAAATATGCTAACTACTCAACTAAGCTCAAACCTCAGTTTGGAAAATTGACTAAAAGCTGATTGAAGGAGACTGAGTTCAACCAAGTTGAGAGTGGGCTCTAGAACAATTCAGCCATGATTATGTATTCTCCTTTGTCTTATTCTTTACTATTGTATCATCAATGTATACTTttatcttttttccatttaacttGGCAATATACTTGCACAATACCTTTGGCAGGTGCCTCTAATGAGTGGCACTCGTATTGTTAAATCTTAAAAACATAACTTCATAAAAGAAACTGACTTTGTAGTTCAAAAGGAAGTGTATGGCTCAAACTGGTTTGCCATGTGAATCTAAATAAATCTTCAAACAGCATTTAGGAAGCTTAGCAATCTGTATTTCATATTCCACTGTGTTATCTACCATCTGGTCTATCTACAGTCTACAGCGATGGAATTCAATCTTTCAGACATTCTTAGTTCAAGACGACATAGTCCGCATAATATGTTAACTTACATTATATTAATAAATTAGTTTTAGCGATATTAGATTaacattaatatttaaaatactaTGATTCCTTATATCCCCATGATTGTGTCCTAATTTAGGTCCTTTTCTGATGAATCTCAGTGTCCccatttttacaattttttgacAAGTATCTATGCCCCCATTTTTAGAAAATAAGTGTCCAATGTACAGATCCAGATCCATATCCATATCAGATACCAGTATTTGAATCCAAATAACATAATTACCAACAACAAGATCTCATGAATTAAAGTATGTCTTTGCCTGTACGGAATATGCTGATGAGTTGAAGTGTCCCTGTACTTCTTGGCAAGGCCAAAATCAATGATATATACCTACAAGGAAATTCAACAAAAAATGTTATTGAGAAAAAGATAAACCTAATAGTAGtacaaataaaaggaaaagttaATCAAACAAGTAGTATAGATAAAAGAAGAAAATACAGACCTGATTAGCTCGTCTACCCAGACCCATAATAAAATTATCTGGTTTAATGTCTCGGTGGAGGAAGGACTTTGAATGCACAAATTCCACTCGATTTAACTGAAGTGAGACACCTAACCAGGTCAGACAGTAGAACACGGTATTTGGAATTTAGATCAAAGTTAATTATTGATATAAGGAAACAATTCACTTCCATGCTAGCACATTAAGTGTGAAAGTTAATTTGAATGCAGTAACAACAGCTATCATAAGAGAATTCACTAGAAAGGCACTGTTACATATTTGACAAAATTAAGTCAGGAATGAAGGGCAGACCCTACAGAGGGAGACCACAAATAGGATAGGCATCCATAAACAGATGGCAATCacacaaatacaaataaacaGAGAGAAACTGAAGACATAAGTACATATTTTTGGTAAAAGCATTGTAAAAATATATACTGATGACAGCTGCAAGGATTAATTAAGCATGttccaaaaatagaaaacaatgtTGCAACCTTATCATGTCAAttaagaaatataaaataaataaagggAATACCTTCTGGTCTGCGAGCATCAGAACAGTCTTTAAAGACAGCTTACGGCTGCAAAAGTTGAACAGGTCTTCAAGACTTGGTCCTAGTAAATCCATAACAAGGACATTGTAATCACCCTCAACACCAAACCATCTCACGTTAGGAATTCCAGCTGACaaggaaataagaaaaaaagAGTGAGGATGACTTGAAAACAGCTTGAGACAAATGAAAGCAAATGTTTCATTACTTCCTCCTTGCAGGATCCTATACAGCTTTGATTCATAAAGCAACTGAGGATGCTTAGTCTTGACGTTCTCCTGTCAAACAGAAAATTCACATGACAATGAGAAAATAAATTGAAACCCTAAAACTACACTCAATACATTTTAACAGTGCTGAAGACTTAAGTAAATTTCGGGTTGTTGCtaaaacatgaaaaataattaTAGATTTCACATAGTTAAACACTAAACATTTCTCAACGGAATAGAGTGACAAGAAAGTGCTAAGAAAGAAGATGTTCTTAGGGAATTTGACTCAAGGTTTACTAGTTCGCACTAGAAGTGACTAAAGATTAACTCACAAAATGGCTATTTAGTTACAATACAAGGTTTCCAACATTGAGCCTGCTTCCTGCATGGTGCTGCCTTGTAAACTAGGTTCGCCCGTTGTCAGAAATGACTTAGAAATACTATCTTGTTTTGACATTCTAATCCTTGGCTAAAGCAAGAATACCACAGAACCATAGTTAACTTCCCAAATTGCCTAGCGGACTCATACAAGGTTACAACCTGGCACCAATGCCCAAGTCAGATCCATCCTAGACCCTGAATCAGAACAAGTTCACACGACTCAAGTTCTAAGTCATAAACTCGCAAAGTTAGTCTAATGTCATGAGTTAAGTCAACTCTTATTGATTCAAGTGTTGCCTTTTTTTGAACCCACTATTTTGTCACGCTAAATGAAAAATCCTAATTTCATATTCTGTCATCTTTTTCAAATCATGACACCTTTTCTTCGCATCTTTCATCATCTTCTTAATCTCTTGACTATTTCCAGATTTGTTTGCCAATCATCTTGCACTTTGTTCCAAAAtattctctcttctcattttcaaCATTTTCTCCATTTCATTAGTTCTTCCTTCAGTTCTTCCAAAATCTTCATACCACAG
Above is a genomic segment from Zingiber officinale cultivar Zhangliang unplaced genomic scaffold, Zo_v1.1 ctg150, whole genome shotgun sequence containing:
- the LOC122036390 gene encoding proline-rich receptor-like protein kinase PERK9, giving the protein MEHGDKEISEQRIQTTVLSTFAAEATNNVDPATSTNLPNSHSAVAPDRRMITENPMPISDTSTTSLIPFQPIVVSTPHQQASAPQTQDMYPVPTQQYLQPTGGLMIGLPQSYNSIPPPQMINLARPSPLLQQQQQQPMAMIQQQMPPPPAPLAMYQPMPTNQPPSQFTFQQ
- the LOC122036395 gene encoding casein kinase 1-like protein 2 produces the protein MEPRVGNKFRLGRKIGSGSFGEIYLGTNIQTNEEVAIKLENVKTKHPQLLYESKLYRILQGGTGIPNVRWFGVEGDYNVLVMDLLGPSLEDLFNFCSRKLSLKTVLMLADQKLNRVEFVHSKSFLHRDIKPDNFIMGLGRRANQVYIIDFGLAKKYRDTSTHQHIPYRENKNLTGTARYASVNTHLGIEQSRRDDLESLGYVLMYFLRGSLPWQGLKAGTKKQKYERISEKKVATSIEALCRGYPTEFASYFHYCRSLRFEDKPDYAYLKRLFRELFIREGFQFDYVFDWTILKYQQSQIAGPPPRAIGPSAGPSPGLSPAAANDRQSGGEEGRTGGWLAVDPSRRGQASPAVNIGSLSKQKAPMASDPPSSKDAMISSSAFMGWSSGSSRRPAVSGGRDVVGIDVDQSRTRTAEASPVTSHKVSSAQRNSPIISSSGRKPSANKNYDSVLKGIDALHFDTEEKN